The following coding sequences lie in one Trichoderma breve strain T069 chromosome 1, whole genome shotgun sequence genomic window:
- a CDS encoding fructosamine kinase domain-containing protein: protein MANTFGSYVAAGNQQTVDPNVLSALPDAAEVLEVAYHQESAWAKAFRLNVRNNDGSNEDYFMKVSVDHHGKLALMGEFESTSAIHKIIPEFCPKPIGWGTFKNDSNSHFYICKFYDFIEGVPEPNFFCEQLARLHSSHTSPEGKFGFHCTTYNGNLPQDNTWCDSWEAFFANGLRHVLKVREDRAGHNLELDELMPALFDKIIPRLLRPLESEGRAVRPSLVHGDLWYGNTGIVDGDTEEGIVYDPASFWAHNEYELGNWRPERNKFTRRYFQAYHSHIPKAEPEEDYDDRNALYSLRFNLHAAALFPNQESFVRMAIDEIRRLAEAYPEGYTGAAA, encoded by the exons ATGGCCAATACATTCGGCAGCtatgttgctgctggaaatCAGCAGACGGTAGATCCAAATGTGCTCTCTG CATTACCAGACGCTGCGGAGGTGTTGGAAGTGGCATACCACCAAGAGTCTGCCTGGGCAAAGGCTTTTCGTCTTAATGTGCGCAACAATGATGGGAGCAACGAAGATTATTTTATGAAA GTCTCTGTTGACCATCACGGGAAACTGGCTCTGATGGGCGAGTTCGAATCTACATCGGCTATCCACAAGATCATACCCGAATTCTGCCCCAAGCCCATTGGATGGGGGACTTTCAAAAACGATTCGAATTCCCATTTCTACATTTGCAAGTTCTACGATTTCATCGAGGGCGTACCCGAACCCAATTTTTTCTGCGAGCAGCTAGCCCGGTTGCATTCTAGCCACACATCACCAGAAGGCAAATTCGGATTCCACTGCACAACCTATAACGGTAACCTTCCACAGGATAATACCTGGTGCGATAGTTGGGAAGCGTTCTTTGCTAACGGTCTACGCCATGTTTTAAAGGTCCGTGAGGATCGGGCTGGACACAaccttgagcttgatgagcttATGCCTGCACTCTTCGACAAAATCATACCCAGACTCTTGCGACCACTGGAAAGCGAGGGACGGGCGGTACGACCTTCGCTGGTTCATGGAGACTTATGGTACGGGAATACAGGTATTGTCGACGGAGATACAGAAGAGGGCATCGTTTATGACCCTGCCAGCTTTTGGGCGCACAACGAGT ATGAGCTAGGAAACTGGCGCCCGGAGCGAAATAAGTTCACTCGTCGCTATTTCCAGGCCTATCATTCCCACATACCCAAAGCCGAACCAGAAGAGGACTATGACGACCGCAACGCCCTCTATTCATT GAGATTTAATTTGCACGCGGCAGCGCTGTTTCCCAACCAAGAGTCATTTGTTCGCAT GGCGATAGACGAGATTCGAAGACTAGCCGAAGCGTACCCCGAAGGATATACCGGCGCAGCGGCATAG